One window of Pocillopora verrucosa isolate sample1 chromosome 9, ASM3666991v2, whole genome shotgun sequence genomic DNA carries:
- the LOC131798469 gene encoding msx2-interacting protein isoform X2: MVRETRHLWVGNLPENIREEEIVKHFTRYGRVESVKILPKRSAEGGRAAFVDFVDIRSATKAHESVNRIGDREMRTDYNEPGNAGNISRLHGHTDPPSRPTGNTAPGSPAQRRRFERRPEGGPDGRYNGRSQAFYQDDYSEDETGSSRVSAKGGGTASRSRPRSSGDHRRQPYSHEPRRNTHKLPEAYRDQEPSPDRTSGSESGSESSHSGSQSASSSGSSSSEEDSRAGSAHGNAAPPAEVPQSTNRTSALCLRNISLRSGDSGVRDGLYHEFKKHGDVTRISVNGQGTSRYAIVQFRRPEDAERSLEACRGKPFLGSEMDLQYWQTERYDSSEHSRHRAHASSLMDEEFDAGCTRTLFVGNIEKSTTYSDLKEAFERYGEIVDVDIKKQTGNNPYAFIQFVELSSAIQARRRMDREFVGRNRVKVGFGKVSPINTIWVGMIGDLSEQQIERHFSRYGRVTKVVVNYHREQALVSFDSVESASIAQGEMKGRSMFGRRVKVEFVSRDSRQLFNDALQRSAPSDSSSSSRRYEPSSPRTRGRGIGPGYYDNRWDRGRGGRGMMRREMSNHRPWHRSGGNYDYPEGSGYHQKGHARYRSSYEMGGDESDDYDQELRDYNFSRQREREKEQGRQRHERGTRDRDRDDGTYSANERFYQDNQERWPENRSSSGSYEEPRDRKDTRSREFPVEPDRERAGYSEDDERAAVHSKPSSRDIEQEEKRPKRKDKKRRKPRSPTPETVDGEKETVSGGEGSAEKRGPEEKEPRKGSRDGDTATAVQKGKEGTRDDVWDERRVDGNGTRALETLVKDGERELAPASPPPEKGVRKKEKRDVKKRRKHRRFRASLGEEEEERELQEETALTEDAAGKEASDVAVSVNKPRDSVAADLHTPEIRDSHVPESKRFGQPEFESKKPVRRHSAEDRPSREEREFPRESGSRSPRKSHRDERRRDWEKTDGVRQKRRRMSDGESPPPPPPPPPPPREVSEGYPPTEMLTRVGPSPDGLPAQVSSYDIATAPPVHYDGTRSVPLGSSPATLSPIPPPGIPLNPAVAAPANVSTPPLTVHSPGLPIGVPVAPDLGSPQGLPPPPPPHSDYNLSSAVPQPSNTDTLLDLLRRYPVVWQGLLALKNDSAAVQMHYLAGNGRLAEVSLPQAPTNGVGGVPPPIRIAQRMKLEPSQLEGVIRRMQSDKDHCLLLALPCGRDPLDVHAQTRALKSGFINYLQQKQAAGIINVARPGSSQPSYVLHIFPPCDFAQEHLARVSPDLLDSAADSGHLMVVVASV, from the exons ATATGGCCGGGTAGAAAGCGTCAAAATCTTGCCAAAACGTAGCGCAGAAGGAGGAAGAGCAGCTTTTGTAGATTTCGTGGATATTCGAAGCGCTACCAAAGCGCACGAATCTGTGAATCGAATCGGTGACCGCGAAATGCGAACTGATTACAACGAGCCGGGCAATGCGGGTAATATCTCCCGGCTGCACGGGCATACGGACCCTCCCTCGAGACCTACGGGTAACACAGCCCCGGGATCGCCCGCACAAAGACGGCGATTTGAGAGAAGACCGGAGGG TGGACCTGATGGACGTTACAATGGTCGATCGCAAGCTTTTTACCAAGATGATTACAGTGAAGATGAAACTGGATCCTCTAGGGTTTCCGCTAAAGGAGGAGGCACTGCAAGCCGATCAAGACCTCGTAGTAGTGGAGATCATCGGCGTCAACCCTATAGTCATGAACCTCGCCGAAATACTCACAAGTTACCTG AAGCATATCGTGATCAGGAGCCCAGTCCAGATCGCACCAGCGGTAGTGAGAGTGGAAGTGAGAGCAGCCATAGTGGGAGTCAGTCTGCCAGTTCAAGTGGCAGTAGCAGCAGCGAGGAAGATAGCAGGGCTGGAAGTGCACATGGGAATGCAGCACCACCGGCAGAAGTACCTCAGAGTACAAACAGAACATCGGCTCTTTGTTTGAGGAATATTTCATTGAGATCTGGAG ATAGTGGTGTCCGTGATGGTCTTTACCACGAGTTTAAAAAGCATGGGGATGTGACACGTATTTCTGTAAATGGGCAAGGAACCAGCAGATATGCTATTGTACAATTTAGAAG ACCTGAAGATGCTGAAAGAAGTCTTGAAGCTTGCCGTGGCAAGCCGTTCCTTGGTTCTGAGATGGATCTTCAGTATTGGCAAA CTGAGCGCTATGATAGCAGTGAACACTCTCGTCATCGCGCACATGCCAGTTCCTTGATGGATGAAGAGTTTGATGCTGGTTGTACTCGCACTCTGTTTGTTGGGAACATTGAAAAGTCAACAACATACTCTGATCTTAAGGAAGCATTTGAGAGATATGGTGAAATTGTG GATGTTGATATCAAGAAACAGACTGGAAACAATCCTTATGCCTTTATTCAATTTGTTGAGCTCAGCAGTGCCATACAGGCACGAAGACGAATGGACAGAGAATTTGTCGGCAGGAATAGAGTCAAG GTTGGTTTTGGTAAGGTGTCCCCCATTAACACCATCTGGGTGGGGATGATTGGGGATCTAAGTGAGCAGCAGATCGAGAGACACTTCAGTCGATATGGGCGTGTCACCAAGGTGGTAGTGAATTATCATCGAGAGCAGGCCCTGGTGAGTTTTGACAGCGTGGAGTCTGCCAGCATTGCTCAAGGAGAGATGAAGGGTAGATCTATGTTTGGAAGGCGTGTGAAG GTTGAATTTGTTAGTCGCGATAGCCGACAACTTTTTAACGACGCCTTGCAGCGTTCGGCCCCGTCTGACAGCAGCAGCAGTAGCCGGAGATACGAACCATCATCCCCCAGAACACGAGGCAGAGGCATCGGCCCTGGGTATTATGATAATCGGTGGGATAGAGGTCGAGGAGGACGTGGGATGATGAGGCGCGAGATGTCTAATCACCGACCTTGGCATAGAAGCGGCGGCAACTATGACTATCCTGAGGGCAGCGGTTACCACCAGAAAGGCCATGCTCGTTACCGCTCGTCGTATGAGATGGGTGGAGACGAGTCAGATGACTATGATCAGGAACTGCGGGATTATAACTTCAGTcgacagagagagagagaaaaagaacaGGGCCGGCAGAGACATGAGAGAGGCACACGAGACAGGGACAGGGATGATGGCACCTACAGTGCAAATGAACGCTTTTATCAAGACAACCAAGAACGCTGGCCGGAGAACAGAAGTAGCTCGGGCTCCTACGAAGAACCACGAGATCGTAAAGACACACGTTCGCGGGAATTCCCGGTCGAACCTGACCGAGAAAGAGCTGGGTATAGTGAAGATGATGAGCGGGCCGCCGTGCACAGTAAGCCGTCAAGTCGTGACATTGAGCAGGAAGAAAAGCGACCGAAAAGGAAGGataaaaagagaaggaaacCTCGCTCGCCTACTCCTGAAacggtggatggagagaaagaAACTGTAAGTGGAGGTGAGGGGTCTGCGGAGAAGCGAGGTCCCGAGGAGAAGGAGCCGAGGAAAGGAAGTAGGGACGGTGATACCGCGACTGCTGTACAAAAGGGTAAAGAGGGGACGCGGGACGATGTCTGGGACGAGCGACGGGTGGACGGTAATGGTACCAGGGCTTTAGAAACACTTGTTAAAGACGGCGAGAGGGAACTTGCTCCAGCATCTCCTCCGCCTGAAAAGGGCGtcagaaaaaaggagaaaagggatgtaaagaaaagaaggaaacacAGGCGTTTTCGAGCTTCGCTGGGCGAAGAAGAGGAAGAGCGAGAGCTGCAGGAAGAAACTGCGCTCACCGAGGATGCAGCTGGTAAAGAGGCCTCTGATGTGGCGGTGTCTGTCAATAAACCAAGAGACAGTGTTGCTGCTGACTTGCACACACCTGAAATCAGGGATAGCCATGTTCCTGAAAGTAAGAGGTTTGGTCAACCCGAATTTGAAAGTAAGAAACCTGTTCGAAGGCATTCTGCGGAGGACAGGCCGTCTAGGGAAGAAAGGGAATTTCCACGCGAATCTGGGAGCCGCTCACCTCGGAAGTCGCACAGAGACGAGCGAAGGCGTGACTGGGAGAAGACGGATGGTGTGAGACAAAAACGACGACGGATGTCGGACGGTGAATCGCCACCACCTCCCCCTCCACCCCCACCTCCGCCCCGAGAGGTTTCAGAAGGCTACCCACCCACCGAAATGTTAACAAGAGTAGGCCCATCTCCAGACGGGCTTCCCGCACAGGTGTCATCATATGACATAGCTACAGCACCGCCAGTACATTATGATGGAACTCGGTCGGTGCCCTTGGGATCTTCCCCTGCTACTCTTAGTCCCATTCCCCCTCCTGGTATACCGCTGAACCCAGCGGTCGCGGCCCCAGCGAACGTTTCCACACCTCCATTAACAGTGCACTCTCCCGGGTTACCTATTGGGGTACCTGTGGCACCAGATTTGGGATCTCCCCAAGGGCTaccccctcctcccccaccACACTCTGACTACAACCTTTCGTCAGCTGTCCCACAGCCGTCGAACACGGACACGTTGTTAGACCTATTGCGGCGGTATCCAGTCGTCTGGCAGGGGCTACTGGCTCTGAAAAACGACTCTGCAGCCGTGCAAATGCATTATCTGGCCGGTAACGGTCGCTTGGCGGAGGTATCCTTACCACAGGCACCTACCAATGGGGTAGGAGGTGTCCCTCCTCCAATTCGAATCGCTCAGCGTATGAAGTTGGAACCGTCACAGTTGGAAGGTGTCATAAGGAGGATGCAG TCGGACAAAGATCACTGTCTTCTGTTGGCGCTGCCTTGTGGCCGAGATCCTTTGGATGTCCACGCCCAAACACGCGCGCTGAAGAGTGGTTTTATCAACTATTTGCAACAAAAACAAGCGGCAGGGATCATCAATGTAGCACGACCAGGCAGCTCTCAG CCTAGCTATGTTCTTCACATTTTCCCGCCGTGCGATTTCGCCCAGGAGCACTTGGCTCGAGTTTCTCCAGACCTCTTGGACAGCGCTGCCGACAGTGGGCACTTAATGGTTGTGGTAGCCTCTGTATAG
- the LOC131798469 gene encoding msx2-interacting protein isoform X1, with protein MVRETRHLWVGNLPENIREEEIVKHFTRYGRVESVKILPKRSAEGGRAAFVDFVDIRSATKAHESVNRIGDREMRTDYNEPGNAGNISRLHGHTDPPSRPTGNTAPGSPAQRRRFERRPEGSGPDGRYNGRSQAFYQDDYSEDETGSSRVSAKGGGTASRSRPRSSGDHRRQPYSHEPRRNTHKLPEAYRDQEPSPDRTSGSESGSESSHSGSQSASSSGSSSSEEDSRAGSAHGNAAPPAEVPQSTNRTSALCLRNISLRSGDSGVRDGLYHEFKKHGDVTRISVNGQGTSRYAIVQFRRPEDAERSLEACRGKPFLGSEMDLQYWQTERYDSSEHSRHRAHASSLMDEEFDAGCTRTLFVGNIEKSTTYSDLKEAFERYGEIVDVDIKKQTGNNPYAFIQFVELSSAIQARRRMDREFVGRNRVKVGFGKVSPINTIWVGMIGDLSEQQIERHFSRYGRVTKVVVNYHREQALVSFDSVESASIAQGEMKGRSMFGRRVKVEFVSRDSRQLFNDALQRSAPSDSSSSSRRYEPSSPRTRGRGIGPGYYDNRWDRGRGGRGMMRREMSNHRPWHRSGGNYDYPEGSGYHQKGHARYRSSYEMGGDESDDYDQELRDYNFSRQREREKEQGRQRHERGTRDRDRDDGTYSANERFYQDNQERWPENRSSSGSYEEPRDRKDTRSREFPVEPDRERAGYSEDDERAAVHSKPSSRDIEQEEKRPKRKDKKRRKPRSPTPETVDGEKETVSGGEGSAEKRGPEEKEPRKGSRDGDTATAVQKGKEGTRDDVWDERRVDGNGTRALETLVKDGERELAPASPPPEKGVRKKEKRDVKKRRKHRRFRASLGEEEEERELQEETALTEDAAGKEASDVAVSVNKPRDSVAADLHTPEIRDSHVPESKRFGQPEFESKKPVRRHSAEDRPSREEREFPRESGSRSPRKSHRDERRRDWEKTDGVRQKRRRMSDGESPPPPPPPPPPPREVSEGYPPTEMLTRVGPSPDGLPAQVSSYDIATAPPVHYDGTRSVPLGSSPATLSPIPPPGIPLNPAVAAPANVSTPPLTVHSPGLPIGVPVAPDLGSPQGLPPPPPPHSDYNLSSAVPQPSNTDTLLDLLRRYPVVWQGLLALKNDSAAVQMHYLAGNGRLAEVSLPQAPTNGVGGVPPPIRIAQRMKLEPSQLEGVIRRMQSDKDHCLLLALPCGRDPLDVHAQTRALKSGFINYLQQKQAAGIINVARPGSSQPSYVLHIFPPCDFAQEHLARVSPDLLDSAADSGHLMVVVASV; from the exons ATATGGCCGGGTAGAAAGCGTCAAAATCTTGCCAAAACGTAGCGCAGAAGGAGGAAGAGCAGCTTTTGTAGATTTCGTGGATATTCGAAGCGCTACCAAAGCGCACGAATCTGTGAATCGAATCGGTGACCGCGAAATGCGAACTGATTACAACGAGCCGGGCAATGCGGGTAATATCTCCCGGCTGCACGGGCATACGGACCCTCCCTCGAGACCTACGGGTAACACAGCCCCGGGATCGCCCGCACAAAGACGGCGATTTGAGAGAAGACCGGAGGG TAGTGGACCTGATGGACGTTACAATGGTCGATCGCAAGCTTTTTACCAAGATGATTACAGTGAAGATGAAACTGGATCCTCTAGGGTTTCCGCTAAAGGAGGAGGCACTGCAAGCCGATCAAGACCTCGTAGTAGTGGAGATCATCGGCGTCAACCCTATAGTCATGAACCTCGCCGAAATACTCACAAGTTACCTG AAGCATATCGTGATCAGGAGCCCAGTCCAGATCGCACCAGCGGTAGTGAGAGTGGAAGTGAGAGCAGCCATAGTGGGAGTCAGTCTGCCAGTTCAAGTGGCAGTAGCAGCAGCGAGGAAGATAGCAGGGCTGGAAGTGCACATGGGAATGCAGCACCACCGGCAGAAGTACCTCAGAGTACAAACAGAACATCGGCTCTTTGTTTGAGGAATATTTCATTGAGATCTGGAG ATAGTGGTGTCCGTGATGGTCTTTACCACGAGTTTAAAAAGCATGGGGATGTGACACGTATTTCTGTAAATGGGCAAGGAACCAGCAGATATGCTATTGTACAATTTAGAAG ACCTGAAGATGCTGAAAGAAGTCTTGAAGCTTGCCGTGGCAAGCCGTTCCTTGGTTCTGAGATGGATCTTCAGTATTGGCAAA CTGAGCGCTATGATAGCAGTGAACACTCTCGTCATCGCGCACATGCCAGTTCCTTGATGGATGAAGAGTTTGATGCTGGTTGTACTCGCACTCTGTTTGTTGGGAACATTGAAAAGTCAACAACATACTCTGATCTTAAGGAAGCATTTGAGAGATATGGTGAAATTGTG GATGTTGATATCAAGAAACAGACTGGAAACAATCCTTATGCCTTTATTCAATTTGTTGAGCTCAGCAGTGCCATACAGGCACGAAGACGAATGGACAGAGAATTTGTCGGCAGGAATAGAGTCAAG GTTGGTTTTGGTAAGGTGTCCCCCATTAACACCATCTGGGTGGGGATGATTGGGGATCTAAGTGAGCAGCAGATCGAGAGACACTTCAGTCGATATGGGCGTGTCACCAAGGTGGTAGTGAATTATCATCGAGAGCAGGCCCTGGTGAGTTTTGACAGCGTGGAGTCTGCCAGCATTGCTCAAGGAGAGATGAAGGGTAGATCTATGTTTGGAAGGCGTGTGAAG GTTGAATTTGTTAGTCGCGATAGCCGACAACTTTTTAACGACGCCTTGCAGCGTTCGGCCCCGTCTGACAGCAGCAGCAGTAGCCGGAGATACGAACCATCATCCCCCAGAACACGAGGCAGAGGCATCGGCCCTGGGTATTATGATAATCGGTGGGATAGAGGTCGAGGAGGACGTGGGATGATGAGGCGCGAGATGTCTAATCACCGACCTTGGCATAGAAGCGGCGGCAACTATGACTATCCTGAGGGCAGCGGTTACCACCAGAAAGGCCATGCTCGTTACCGCTCGTCGTATGAGATGGGTGGAGACGAGTCAGATGACTATGATCAGGAACTGCGGGATTATAACTTCAGTcgacagagagagagagaaaaagaacaGGGCCGGCAGAGACATGAGAGAGGCACACGAGACAGGGACAGGGATGATGGCACCTACAGTGCAAATGAACGCTTTTATCAAGACAACCAAGAACGCTGGCCGGAGAACAGAAGTAGCTCGGGCTCCTACGAAGAACCACGAGATCGTAAAGACACACGTTCGCGGGAATTCCCGGTCGAACCTGACCGAGAAAGAGCTGGGTATAGTGAAGATGATGAGCGGGCCGCCGTGCACAGTAAGCCGTCAAGTCGTGACATTGAGCAGGAAGAAAAGCGACCGAAAAGGAAGGataaaaagagaaggaaacCTCGCTCGCCTACTCCTGAAacggtggatggagagaaagaAACTGTAAGTGGAGGTGAGGGGTCTGCGGAGAAGCGAGGTCCCGAGGAGAAGGAGCCGAGGAAAGGAAGTAGGGACGGTGATACCGCGACTGCTGTACAAAAGGGTAAAGAGGGGACGCGGGACGATGTCTGGGACGAGCGACGGGTGGACGGTAATGGTACCAGGGCTTTAGAAACACTTGTTAAAGACGGCGAGAGGGAACTTGCTCCAGCATCTCCTCCGCCTGAAAAGGGCGtcagaaaaaaggagaaaagggatgtaaagaaaagaaggaaacacAGGCGTTTTCGAGCTTCGCTGGGCGAAGAAGAGGAAGAGCGAGAGCTGCAGGAAGAAACTGCGCTCACCGAGGATGCAGCTGGTAAAGAGGCCTCTGATGTGGCGGTGTCTGTCAATAAACCAAGAGACAGTGTTGCTGCTGACTTGCACACACCTGAAATCAGGGATAGCCATGTTCCTGAAAGTAAGAGGTTTGGTCAACCCGAATTTGAAAGTAAGAAACCTGTTCGAAGGCATTCTGCGGAGGACAGGCCGTCTAGGGAAGAAAGGGAATTTCCACGCGAATCTGGGAGCCGCTCACCTCGGAAGTCGCACAGAGACGAGCGAAGGCGTGACTGGGAGAAGACGGATGGTGTGAGACAAAAACGACGACGGATGTCGGACGGTGAATCGCCACCACCTCCCCCTCCACCCCCACCTCCGCCCCGAGAGGTTTCAGAAGGCTACCCACCCACCGAAATGTTAACAAGAGTAGGCCCATCTCCAGACGGGCTTCCCGCACAGGTGTCATCATATGACATAGCTACAGCACCGCCAGTACATTATGATGGAACTCGGTCGGTGCCCTTGGGATCTTCCCCTGCTACTCTTAGTCCCATTCCCCCTCCTGGTATACCGCTGAACCCAGCGGTCGCGGCCCCAGCGAACGTTTCCACACCTCCATTAACAGTGCACTCTCCCGGGTTACCTATTGGGGTACCTGTGGCACCAGATTTGGGATCTCCCCAAGGGCTaccccctcctcccccaccACACTCTGACTACAACCTTTCGTCAGCTGTCCCACAGCCGTCGAACACGGACACGTTGTTAGACCTATTGCGGCGGTATCCAGTCGTCTGGCAGGGGCTACTGGCTCTGAAAAACGACTCTGCAGCCGTGCAAATGCATTATCTGGCCGGTAACGGTCGCTTGGCGGAGGTATCCTTACCACAGGCACCTACCAATGGGGTAGGAGGTGTCCCTCCTCCAATTCGAATCGCTCAGCGTATGAAGTTGGAACCGTCACAGTTGGAAGGTGTCATAAGGAGGATGCAG TCGGACAAAGATCACTGTCTTCTGTTGGCGCTGCCTTGTGGCCGAGATCCTTTGGATGTCCACGCCCAAACACGCGCGCTGAAGAGTGGTTTTATCAACTATTTGCAACAAAAACAAGCGGCAGGGATCATCAATGTAGCACGACCAGGCAGCTCTCAG CCTAGCTATGTTCTTCACATTTTCCCGCCGTGCGATTTCGCCCAGGAGCACTTGGCTCGAGTTTCTCCAGACCTCTTGGACAGCGCTGCCGACAGTGGGCACTTAATGGTTGTGGTAGCCTCTGTATAG